The following proteins come from a genomic window of Musa acuminata AAA Group cultivar baxijiao chromosome BXJ1-7, Cavendish_Baxijiao_AAA, whole genome shotgun sequence:
- the LOC135678716 gene encoding uncharacterized protein LOC135678716 isoform X1, which produces MQTSSTETEEWIEVETKGTNTDVDVAGSSDSRTPLTSISAWTRWVLGSVVGIAVPLYRRILRREDAVEKAAESAAEAAEKIAEVTEKIASDVADELPDGGRLKDKAVQVEQICEEVEKAAEEAEAFIHKQVDHVKEEVDTMVEPIIEKGEEIEKEIQEQETPINSGVDQPKAT; this is translated from the exons ATGCAGACTTCCAGCACCGAAACCGAAGAATGGATTGAAGTGGAAACTAA AGGCACGAACACTGATGTCGATGTCGCTGGATCATCTGATTCTCGAACTCCTTTAACCAGCATCTCAGCGTG GACTAGATGGGTGTTGGGCTCAGTTGTAGGCATTGCTGTGCCCCTGTACAGGAGAATTTTAAGGAGAGAAG ATGCCGTAGAGAAGGCTGCTGAGAGTGCTGCAGAAGCTGCGGAGAAGATCGCTGAGGTGACGGAGAAGATAGCTTCCGATGTTGCCGATGAACTCCCTGACGGTGGACGTCTCAAGGACAAGGCCGTGCAGGTCGAACAGATCTGTGAAGAAGTTGAGAAGGCTGCAGAAGAAGCTGAAGCCTTCATTCATAAG CAGGTTGATCATGTAAAGGAAGAGGTGGACACAATGGTTGAGCCCATCATCGAGAAAGGAGAAGAGATAGAGAAAGAAATCCAAGAACAGGAGACCCCGATCAATTCAGGTGTGGATCAGCCAAAAGCCACATGA
- the LOC135678715 gene encoding transcription factor bHLH94-like, translated as MALEAVVFPQDLFGCDVRELHKKGGEVWRYDFGGVAEAGKVCGSAGDQGGRGLKQERKVEDVTRGPWDTSSSSIVQASADGHVNSSSPETGTEDAFNVSPGLAARRRKKRRLKSFKNQEEVENQRMAHIAVERNRRKQINEYLAVLRSLMPASYVQRGDQASIVGGAIDFVKQLEKFVHSLEAHKRVKQRSSSSPSPFADFFSFPQYSSNSPCCAKSAADDSAGEPAVENHSPVVAEVEVTMVETHANLKVLSTRRPKQLQNMVVGLQSLHLTTLHLNVTTIADMVLYSFSLKIEDECLLTSADEIATAVHQMVAKIQQDAAFDFTV; from the exons ATGGCACTAGAAGCCGTGGTGTTCCCGCAAGACCTCTTTGGTTGCGACGTGAGGGAGTTGCACAAGAAGGGAGGGGAGGTTTGGCGCTATGACTTTGGTGGTGTAGCAGAGGCCGGGAAGGTATGTGGTAGTGCTGGCGATCAAGGTGGGAGGGGACTGAAGCAAGAAAGGAAGGTGGAGGATGTAACGCGTGGGCCGTGGGACACCTCGAGCTCCTCCATCGTGCAAGCTTCTGCTGATGGCCATGTGAATTCCTCATCACCGGAGACGGGCACCGAAGACGCCTTCAACGTTAGCCCAGGATTGGCAGCACGCCGGAGAAAGAAGCGGCGGTTGAAGAGCTTCAAGAAccaggaggaggtggagaatcagAGGATGGCCCACATCGCCGTCGAGCGCAACCGGAGGAAGCAGATAAACGAGTACCTTGCTGTGCTGCGGTCACTCATGCCAGCCTCTTATGTTCAGAGG GGTGATCAAGCGTCAATAGTTGGAGGCGCAATAGATTTCGTCAAGCAACTCGAGAAGTTCGTCCACTCTCTCGAAGCTCACAAGAGGGTCAAGCAGCGATCCAgttcctccccctcccccttcgCTGATTTCTTCTCCTTCCCACAATACTCATCGAACTCCCCTTGTTGCGCAAAGTCTGCCGCCGATGACAGCGCCGGTGAACCTGCAGTGGAGAACCACTCGCCTGTAGTAGCAGAGGTAGAGGTGACCATGGTGGAGACCCATGCCAACCTCAAGGTCCTCTCGACGCGGCGGCCCAAGCAGCTACAGAACATGGTGGTGGGGTTGCAAAGCCTCCACCTGACAACTCTCCACCTCAACGTCACCACCATTGCTGACATGGTCCTCTACTCTTTCAGCCTCAAG ATAGAAGATGAATGCCTATTGACATCGGCGGATGAGATTGCAACAGCAGTCCACCAAATGGTTGCGAAGATTCAGCAGGATGCTGCCTTTGATTTTACTGTGTGA
- the LOC135678716 gene encoding uncharacterized protein LOC135678716 isoform X2, whose protein sequence is MQTSSTETEEWIEVETKGTNTDVDVAGSSDSRTPLTSISAWTRWVLGSVVGIAVPLYRRILRREDAVEKAAESAAEAAEKIAEVTEKIASDVADELPDGGRLKDKAVQVEQICEEVEKAAEEAEAFIHKVDHVKEEVDTMVEPIIEKGEEIEKEIQEQETPINSGVDQPKAT, encoded by the exons ATGCAGACTTCCAGCACCGAAACCGAAGAATGGATTGAAGTGGAAACTAA AGGCACGAACACTGATGTCGATGTCGCTGGATCATCTGATTCTCGAACTCCTTTAACCAGCATCTCAGCGTG GACTAGATGGGTGTTGGGCTCAGTTGTAGGCATTGCTGTGCCCCTGTACAGGAGAATTTTAAGGAGAGAAG ATGCCGTAGAGAAGGCTGCTGAGAGTGCTGCAGAAGCTGCGGAGAAGATCGCTGAGGTGACGGAGAAGATAGCTTCCGATGTTGCCGATGAACTCCCTGACGGTGGACGTCTCAAGGACAAGGCCGTGCAGGTCGAACAGATCTGTGAAGAAGTTGAGAAGGCTGCAGAAGAAGCTGAAGCCTTCATTCATAAG GTTGATCATGTAAAGGAAGAGGTGGACACAATGGTTGAGCCCATCATCGAGAAAGGAGAAGAGATAGAGAAAGAAATCCAAGAACAGGAGACCCCGATCAATTCAGGTGTGGATCAGCCAAAAGCCACATGA